AAAACGATATGCAAAATGGATTGCATTTCATAACTTACAAATCAATCCAAATATGCCCTTCGAATTGCTTCTTTAATAGGACTGTGTTTAATGCATCTTTGAAGAATAACAATCAATCAGAAGCATAAAACATACAATCTATGAAGACTTTGTTTAATATTATACGTTGGTCTATTCAAGGTAAAAGTTTCAAGTTTCTAGGCTTTGCTAAGTTCTtatatatgacaaaataaataatcaattacTAATCTCTTTTTTACTTGTATTTATTTAGGATATAATGGCAATAATTCAGAAATAtgaaattaaatgaacctataCATGTCGAAGATAAAGGTACGCAAACACATCAGTTGTTAAATTCAACAAACATACAGTTtgcaaagccaaaccaaaccaaatcaatTCAGGTGAGCACAATTCAATTGATGACAGTAattcggtttggtttggttcaggAGAAAGCCATaccaaattattttgtttgataGGGCTTATCCTCCAATTAATTTGTTGCAAACATGCAATTTTGTGCAAAAGCTCAAGATCTAAGTCCACATTTGACATGTTTGAAAAATTTTAGCAGCTGTGTGACAGAGCCCTCAAAATAATGACAAATAAAGCAATCTAAAAACTATGACTTGTCAACCAATTGGAATGAATCTGCTTGTTCTCTGCCATGAACATACTTTCGAATCTACATGAATATAGTTTAAGAAAACTGCAGTTATCTGGTCAgcatgaaggaggaggaaaagtagaaaattgtCACATTAATATCTGACAATTCTCATGTTTAAGAACTTGACATTAAAGAAAACTGCTGTTATCCGGCCAGCAttaagcaaaaagaaaacacacaaaaagCTAGAAGTTCCATTCACATCAGGCAATTCTCATGTTAAAGAAGTTGCACAAAGTGTCCAAAAGTAAAACGTCTTCATATCATAGCAACTTCCAGTCATTTCAAGGGAACAAAGCCACTAAATAAACTGTTGGACAAATTCAGCAATGGCAAATCTATTCTATAAGTGACCCTAATAAATTTCGGACCCATACATAAAGACACAAACGGGAGTCCAGTCATAAAAAGTATCACCAAAAGTGGAGCCAACTCACCAATCAAGCAGAGAAGTAGAATAGTTGAAAAGGCCAATTGAGCAGGTCGGCTGTATTGCATCTGATACTGAGACCTCTGGAGCTGCCTTTGGATAGCTCCAGACCATCCATAAAGTTGCTTGTGATAACAATCATCATCCAGGCAACTCTTACTCCGTTCATAGCATGCATGTACCCCCTTTTTAGAACAAATACACATATTTATTCAACCATGACACCAAAATCAAAGCATGCCAAATAGAAGATAAACTAAAAACGCACAGAAAAGAGTTCAAAACTCACTCTCTCTAGCTGAGCTGGTTCCAGCAATGCAGTATCGTCTTCTTGGTGAGAATCCGTCACTTTCCACTTCCTAAAGCCATTTTTAGACCACTTCAACTTGGAGACAGAGCCCATCGAATTTAGGAACCCTGAAACACTTGGTACCTTGCGTGGAGGTAACACGGAATGCCCATTGGAGGAATTCTGTGGGTAAGCATCTCCAGCTATAGCAATATTCCAAGCACTGATGTCAGCGCTTGCACTGGCTGCTCTTCTATGCCCATATGACTTCTCCTCTCGGGCATCCATTGAACTCCACTCAGTTGATGGGCATGAATTCTTCGAAAACTCGGGCGGGGACTCTTTCTGCAACTCTTTATATTCTTCATTGTCCCTAACATGGTCCGACACGGCGCTTGACGCTTCAAATGCCGATGATCCAGAGAGAAACAACGCAAAGTCATTGCACTCTTGCtcatccaaacgcacccaagACGGCGCTGTATTGCCATCTGAAAGGGCAGATTCCTGCAATGAGTTATGAATCTTCGAAATCTGGTCATTGATGGCAACAATGAAATCATGGTGCCTGTCCCTCGCGTCGTCAGTCGAACTATTGCCATAACTTGACTGCACTGCTCGTTCAAACTCCTCCAACTGCATCCAAAAACCAATTAACAAGTCCGACACATCAGCATTTAcatcaaaaaacaatttttccgACCCTCACCAAACTGCAGACAAAACCTGCCCGTCAAGAAAGCGCAATCACAGCTATGCAGAGAAAATGACCTGCCACTGGGTAGTGCCCAAAGCGGTATGGAGGTCCCGCCGGAGCTCCTCCAGATTCCACGCAGCCGAGGAGTTCTTTTGCGCATGGATCCACGTTCGATACGTCGATTGCATCCTTCAAAACCATATAAACAGACATTCTCAACACGAAATAAAGCCAAAAGCTACCAAACAAAAcccacaaaacaaaaaaaggaaaaaactgaGGCGATCAACAGCATTTTGCGAACAAAGTCCCAAAAGACGAAGCCTGGGATTTCATGCGAATTAGGCCGAAACCGGTCCTGCTGAACGCACTAATCTAGTTCATTCAAGAGTTTCGAAGCAATAATTAAGAACCGGAAAATCAGACACCAGATCGCAACTAATCGCGGGGCTCGAAATGAGGATCCGACGTCACAGGGACGCACCTGTCGGCCGATTCCTGGACTTCCTCGGCGGCGGAGAAGAAGGGATCCTTCTCCCACCGATCGAAACTCGACGCCATCTCGGAGGGAAAACGAACCGCGAAAAACACCGAATCCCGCCCCGAGCCTCCCCGAAAAAGGGAAGAACAAATcgaaaccccaaattgataaaaaaaaagtagaatcTTTTCCTCAATCCGCCGGCCTCGCTTCAACGTCAATCGAGCGGATCACCAAACCCAGATGTTGATTTGCGgaattcaagagaaaaattTACAGAAATTGGGAtccagaggagagagaaagggaggagggGAGGGGGTGGCGGAGATGGAGGGAGAGACAAAAGCGCACGGATTCTAAATATATGGATTTACTTAATTTGAACGCGTGAAATGAAGGGC
The window above is part of the Eucalyptus grandis isolate ANBG69807.140 chromosome 6, ASM1654582v1, whole genome shotgun sequence genome. Proteins encoded here:
- the LOC104447826 gene encoding uncharacterized protein LOC104447826, translated to MASSFDRWEKDPFFSAAEEVQESADRMQSTYRTWIHAQKNSSAAWNLEELRRDLHTALGTTQWQLEEFERAVQSSYGNSSTDDARDRHHDFIVAINDQISKIHNSLQESALSDGNTAPSWVRLDEQECNDFALFLSGSSAFEASSAVSDHVRDNEEYKELQKESPPEFSKNSCPSTEWSSMDAREEKSYGHRRAASASADISAWNIAIAGDAYPQNSSNGHSVLPPRKVPSVSGFLNSMGSVSKLKWSKNGFRKWKVTDSHQEDDTALLEPAQLERGVHACYERSKSCLDDDCYHKQLYGWSGAIQRQLQRSQYQMQYSRPAQLAFSTILLLCLIVLLILRAI